The proteins below come from a single Mucilaginibacter mali genomic window:
- the rsmG gene encoding 16S rRNA (guanine(527)-N(7))-methyltransferase RsmG, with the protein MRSDLIKKYFPNLSGQQIEQYDRLPELYEYWNNQINVVSRKDIDLLPERHVLHSLGVAKVMQFLPGEQVMDVGTGGGFPGIPLAIMFPETSFHLVDSIGKKIKVVQEVAKAIGLQNLKASHSRAEDISGKFDFVVSRAVTQLKDFYPWVRGKFNKESKNTLPNGILYLKGGDLEQEIKESGLKVQQYYLKDHFSEEFFDTKQVIYVKG; encoded by the coding sequence ATGAGATCTGATCTTATAAAAAAATACTTCCCCAATTTATCCGGACAGCAAATTGAGCAGTACGACCGGTTGCCCGAGTTGTACGAATACTGGAATAACCAGATAAACGTGGTATCGCGAAAGGATATCGACCTGTTGCCAGAGCGGCATGTGCTGCATTCGCTGGGCGTAGCCAAAGTGATGCAGTTTCTCCCCGGCGAACAGGTGATGGATGTGGGCACGGGCGGTGGCTTTCCCGGCATTCCGCTGGCTATTATGTTCCCGGAAACATCTTTTCATTTGGTCGATTCCATTGGTAAAAAGATAAAGGTTGTGCAGGAGGTGGCTAAGGCCATCGGTCTGCAAAACCTGAAGGCATCGCACAGCAGGGCCGAGGATATCTCCGGTAAGTTTGATTTTGTGGTATCGCGCGCGGTAACGCAGCTAAAGGATTTTTATCCGTGGGTGCGGGGCAAATTCAATAAAGAATCGAAGAATACGCTCCCCAACGGCATCCTGTACCTAAAGGGCGGCGATTTGGAGCAGGAAATCAAAGAATCGGGACTGAAGGTGCAGCAATATTATTTAAAGGATCACTTTAGCGAGGAGTTTTTTGATACCAAGCAGGTGATCTATGTAAAAGGTTAG
- a CDS encoding nuclear transport factor 2 family protein, with product MEQKTPFPPFNMETALQKVQMAQDAWNTRDPEKVCLAYTLDTEWRNRTEFINGRDEVKAFLTRKWEKELDYKLKKELWGFRENRMAVRFEYEWHNAAGQWYRSYGNELWEFDENGLMRKRFASINDMEISETDRTLF from the coding sequence ATGGAACAAAAAACACCCTTTCCTCCTTTTAATATGGAAACGGCTTTGCAAAAAGTGCAAATGGCCCAAGATGCCTGGAATACCCGCGATCCGGAAAAGGTTTGCCTGGCCTATACCCTTGATACCGAATGGCGTAACCGAACTGAATTTATAAACGGCCGCGACGAGGTAAAAGCCTTTTTAACCCGCAAATGGGAAAAGGAACTTGATTATAAATTAAAGAAGGAACTATGGGGCTTCCGCGAAAACCGGATGGCGGTGCGCTTTGAATATGAATGGCACAATGCAGCCGGCCAATGGTACCGCAGCTACGGTAACGAACTTTGGGAGTTTGACGAAAACGGCCTGATGCGAAAACGTTTTGCCAGTATTAACGATATGGAAATATCCGAAACCGACCGTACCTTGTTTTAA
- a CDS encoding SixA phosphatase family protein: MKKLLLIRHAKAGSHDINDFDRPLTDRGIHDAAMIAGKLKQAELIPEYFVTSPSLRTKTTTDIFAGVLSVTNRADNKHIYEANTHDLLKVIDHLPDEYSFIALVGHNPGISQVLYELTGEMRDMSPADAALIGFDFDEWEMVHSDTGKLAWYDSPKNY, encoded by the coding sequence ATGAAAAAATTACTGTTGATACGCCACGCCAAAGCCGGTAGCCACGATATAAACGATTTCGACCGTCCGCTGACCGACCGTGGCATTCACGATGCCGCGATGATAGCCGGCAAACTAAAGCAAGCCGAACTGATCCCCGAGTATTTTGTTACCAGCCCCTCGCTGCGCACCAAAACCACCACCGATATTTTTGCAGGGGTTTTATCGGTTACCAACCGTGCTGATAACAAGCATATTTACGAAGCTAATACGCACGATCTGCTTAAAGTAATCGACCACTTGCCCGACGAGTATAGCTTCATCGCCCTGGTTGGCCATAACCCTGGCATTAGCCAGGTATTGTACGAGTTAACCGGCGAAATGCGCGATATGTCGCCCGCCGACGCTGCGCTGATCGGCTTTGATTTTGACGAATGGGAAATGGTGCATAGCGATACCGGCAAACTGGCCTGGTATGATTCGCCGAAGAATTATTGA
- a CDS encoding porin family protein, producing MKKTLFIIPLICLLCGAAHAQRKIEYGFRVGGGLAIQHIDNSGILSNQSVRTFTAGVFTNVPVLKEYYLRGGVSLTTKGTEYTEDALTTTNKIRYIEIPVDLMRKYSIPKLGKLIAGAGFYAASTNGGSLTYETPNSTTSNKAEFGSDYDFTRYDAGINLLAGLELDNRLTFNLGYDLGLMNIASQAVKDSGYKGIYNREFTITLGLIFK from the coding sequence ATGAAGAAAACATTATTCATAATCCCCTTAATTTGCCTGTTATGTGGCGCGGCCCACGCGCAGCGCAAAATAGAATATGGTTTTAGAGTTGGCGGCGGTTTGGCCATACAGCATATCGATAACAGCGGCATCTTGTCAAACCAGTCGGTGCGTACTTTTACAGCCGGCGTATTCACAAACGTACCAGTGTTGAAGGAATACTATTTGCGCGGCGGCGTTTCCCTAACTACCAAAGGCACCGAATATACCGAAGACGCGCTAACCACCACCAACAAAATAAGATACATTGAAATACCGGTAGACCTGATGCGCAAGTACAGCATCCCAAAACTGGGAAAGCTGATAGCCGGAGCCGGTTTTTACGCGGCATCTACCAACGGCGGCAGCCTTACTTACGAAACACCCAATAGCACAACATCAAACAAAGCCGAGTTTGGCAGCGATTACGATTTTACCCGCTACGATGCCGGCATCAATTTACTGGCCGGGCTGGAACTGGATAACCGCCTCACCTTTAACCTTGGGTACGATCTGGGTTTGATGAACATCGCATCGCAGGCGGTGAAGGATTCGGGGTATAAAGGAATATACAATCGCGAATTTACTATTACCCTTGGCTTAATATTTAAATAG
- a CDS encoding glycosyltransferase: MPHIFANFARYLNPVLENTIQITLFVLFQLCLIVQLYFLIGKYGRLAAFKIPPREADAEPLLPISVIISARNEAKNLSQFLPAILTQDYPDFEVILINDCSSDGSDILLMEMQANYTRLKVVTITEHDRFKTGKKFALTLGIKAAANEHLLFTDADCIPASDQWIRLMTRNFSGNTEIVLGYSPYQKAAGFMNAFIRFETLKTGINYLSAALHGDAYMGIGRNLAYTKTLFFRSKGFASHMHLLSGDDDLFVNQNATHDNVKIEIDPDAFTYSQAKTTFNGWYRQKKRHTGVGKYYKNHHRAMLTTDALSGFIYYVLLIISFITGFEPLLALGLFGFRLIIQLFFYARIFKKLKAKEMLFYLPFLDILYYFYLNVFGLIGSFIKTKQWK, translated from the coding sequence ATGCCGCACATTTTTGCCAATTTTGCACGTTATTTAAACCCGGTTTTGGAAAACACTATACAGATAACCTTATTCGTACTTTTTCAGCTATGCCTTATTGTACAATTGTACTTTTTAATTGGCAAATACGGCAGGCTGGCCGCCTTTAAAATACCGCCGCGCGAAGCGGATGCTGAACCGTTGCTGCCCATATCAGTTATCATCAGCGCGCGTAACGAGGCTAAAAACCTCAGCCAGTTTTTGCCGGCCATTTTAACGCAGGATTACCCCGATTTTGAGGTGATCCTGATCAACGATTGCTCGTCGGACGGGTCGGATATTTTGCTGATGGAGATGCAGGCCAATTACACGCGCCTTAAGGTGGTTACCATTACCGAGCACGACCGCTTTAAAACCGGGAAAAAATTTGCCCTAACCCTGGGAATAAAAGCCGCGGCTAACGAACATTTATTATTTACCGACGCCGATTGCATCCCCGCCAGCGACCAATGGATCCGCCTGATGACGCGCAACTTTAGCGGCAATACCGAAATTGTTCTGGGCTACTCGCCCTACCAAAAGGCCGCCGGTTTTATGAATGCTTTTATTCGCTTCGAGACATTGAAAACGGGTATCAATTATCTTTCGGCCGCTTTGCATGGCGATGCTTACATGGGCATAGGGCGCAACCTGGCGTATACTAAAACGCTGTTTTTCAGATCAAAAGGCTTCGCTTCGCACATGCATTTGCTATCGGGCGATGATGATCTGTTTGTTAATCAGAATGCTACGCATGATAATGTGAAGATAGAGATAGACCCCGACGCCTTTACCTATAGCCAGGCAAAAACTACCTTTAACGGGTGGTACCGCCAAAAAAAGCGCCATACCGGCGTGGGGAAATATTACAAAAATCATCACCGCGCCATGTTGACTACCGACGCGTTGAGCGGTTTTATTTACTATGTGTTGCTGATCATTTCGTTCATTACCGGTTTTGAGCCATTATTGGCATTAGGTTTGTTCGGGTTTAGGCTGATCATACAATTGTTTTTTTACGCCAGGATTTTTAAAAAGCTGAAAGCCAAAGAGATGCTATTCTACCTGCCGTTTTTAGATATATTGTACTATTTTTATCTGAATGTTTTTGGCCTTATCGGATCCTTTATTAAAACAAAGCAATGGAAGTAA
- a CDS encoding energy transducer TonB translates to MNWIYYLLEANLYLAAFYLVYYFVLRRETYYQLNRAYLLAACIIAFIIPLMQVGSLRTYTPQPQPTVSPAISVIDPAIIQHDQAIATVNTTYVWTTADYYLLAYMLVAVIMLLVFGIKLFKLIQLSRKTRQAGNGFYMVEIADDNNAFSFFKYLFIDPKLAGSTAIVQHELVHIRQRHSLDIVFLELFKIVNWFNPVAYLLQNSIKELHEFIADQETARQQDDVNGYTDFLINNAYGFIPRTLTHNFFNKNLLKTRIIMLHQKRSGGLARLKLLLILPLCAGLLCASTLAFSKTYGYVDLLPHKATADSGKVPPPPPPPAAPHDVKYTGMQTPPPPPPPMVLNKNYIELGIYMQNHLKYPKVAADSHTAGTVIINFRLDEKHMITDLKVEKSIGNGLDEEAIRLMHDFKKPVNDKPGYHTIGLDFRLKDQRFKETVSPEAKNKPGYVGELSLPGSLRFPPPVIKADGVSSTSPKPKVDRVRFPPPVVVADTNIKNPPKPKVDRVRFPPPVVRADVNTKTSPKHKVDQVRFPPPVIRPDGKVPPPPPKPKVDRVRFPDTTGAADFSEFYSQMARTVRYSSEAREKGLQGRVIAVFNIDSDRRIRNIKIMRGLNDAQNEELVNRIFDGIVPASAKTGVNYIMTFNFNLVDDAGNNVKMSPNFKGKNYIKDYKPNNFPYTSLHEVVLVSRVK, encoded by the coding sequence ATGAACTGGATATATTACCTGTTAGAGGCTAACCTGTACCTCGCCGCGTTTTACCTGGTTTATTACTTTGTTTTACGCCGGGAAACTTACTACCAGCTTAACCGGGCCTATCTGCTTGCCGCCTGTATAATAGCCTTCATTATTCCGCTGATGCAGGTTGGCAGTTTGCGCACCTACACTCCGCAGCCACAGCCAACAGTTTCGCCGGCCATATCGGTAATTGATCCGGCTATCATCCAGCACGATCAGGCTATTGCCACAGTAAACACCACTTATGTATGGACCACTGCCGATTACTACTTGCTGGCCTATATGCTGGTTGCGGTAATTATGCTGTTAGTTTTTGGTATCAAGTTGTTTAAACTGATACAATTATCCCGTAAGACAAGGCAAGCCGGCAATGGCTTCTACATGGTGGAGATTGCCGACGACAACAACGCGTTCTCGTTCTTTAAATACCTGTTTATCGATCCTAAACTGGCCGGCTCCACAGCCATCGTTCAGCACGAACTGGTGCATATCCGCCAAAGGCATAGTCTGGATATCGTTTTCCTGGAACTGTTTAAGATCGTCAACTGGTTTAACCCGGTGGCCTATCTGCTGCAAAATAGCATTAAAGAACTGCACGAGTTTATTGCCGACCAGGAAACCGCCCGCCAGCAAGACGACGTAAACGGCTATACCGATTTCCTGATCAACAATGCCTATGGCTTTATACCACGCACACTTACTCATAATTTCTTCAATAAGAACCTGTTAAAAACCCGTATAATAATGCTCCACCAAAAACGCTCGGGCGGCTTAGCGAGGCTAAAGCTGCTGCTCATCCTGCCGTTATGCGCCGGCCTGCTTTGCGCATCAACACTGGCATTTTCAAAAACTTATGGCTACGTAGATCTGCTGCCACACAAAGCCACGGCCGATAGCGGAAAAGTGCCACCTCCCCCGCCACCTCCCGCTGCTCCTCATGATGTAAAATATACAGGCATGCAAACACCACCGCCGCCGCCACCACCTATGGTACTGAATAAGAACTACATAGAACTTGGTATCTATATGCAAAATCATTTAAAATACCCTAAAGTTGCAGCCGACAGTCATACCGCGGGTACAGTGATCATTAACTTCAGGTTAGATGAAAAGCACATGATCACCGATTTAAAGGTGGAAAAAAGCATAGGTAATGGCCTTGATGAAGAGGCCATAAGGCTGATGCACGATTTTAAAAAACCGGTTAATGATAAACCCGGCTATCACACTATCGGCCTCGACTTCAGACTTAAAGACCAGCGCTTTAAAGAAACCGTATCGCCCGAAGCAAAAAACAAACCCGGTTACGTAGGCGAATTATCGCTGCCCGGATCTTTACGCTTTCCGCCACCGGTGATCAAGGCAGATGGCGTGAGCAGTACTTCACCAAAACCAAAGGTAGACCGGGTGCGCTTCCCGCCGCCGGTGGTTGTGGCCGACACTAATATTAAAAACCCACCAAAACCGAAGGTAGACCGGGTACGTTTCCCGCCACCAGTGGTCAGGGCCGATGTTAATACCAAAACATCACCCAAGCATAAGGTAGACCAGGTACGATTCCCGCCACCGGTAATTAGGCCCGATGGCAAGGTTCCGCCTCCGCCGCCAAAACCGAAGGTTGATAGAGTACGCTTCCCGGATACCACAGGCGCTGCCGATTTTAGTGAATTTTACTCGCAAATGGCAAGAACGGTCCGCTATTCTTCAGAAGCGCGTGAAAAAGGGTTACAAGGAAGGGTAATAGCAGTTTTTAATATAGACAGCGACCGCCGGATACGTAATATTAAGATCATGAGGGGCTTGAACGATGCGCAGAACGAGGAATTAGTTAACCGCATATTTGATGGCATTGTGCCTGCATCGGCCAAAACGGGCGTTAATTATATCATGACGTTTAACTTCAACCTGGTTGACGATGCCGGCAACAACGTAAAAATGAGCCCCAATTTTAAAGGTAAAAACTATATTAAGGATTATAAACCCAACAATTTTCCTTACACCTCATTGCACGAGGTGGTACTGGTGTCAAGAGTAAAATAA
- the dprA gene encoding DNA-processing protein DprA: MSLLHQVALTFIKGIGPAYARAMIAYAGSAEAVFNTPVAKLKNVPGIADKRVGLLADMKSPLLRAEQELAFAEKNGVDIIYYHDARYPKRLKSCDDAPLLLYSKGMADFNVPKVISIVGTRNATDYGKHLCNQLIEELQQYHVLIASGLALGIDTAAHRASLKYNIPTVGVLGHGFDTMYPAGNRALADKMQKEGAVLTEYPSGTIPNRENFPQRNRIVAGMADATIVVEASIKGGALITAEIANSYNRDVFAFPGRINDEFSEGCNFLIRNNKASLLSCMADLAFMMGWEKRDDAGSVPEQLMLPIDLSTPEQLIYETIRNNKAPLAIDDLAIRISMPTSTLAMNLLNMEMQGFIRSLPGKTYVVN; the protein is encoded by the coding sequence ATGTCCTTATTACACCAGGTTGCCCTCACATTTATAAAAGGTATTGGCCCGGCTTATGCCCGTGCCATGATAGCCTACGCCGGCAGCGCCGAAGCCGTATTCAACACGCCTGTAGCCAAGCTAAAGAATGTGCCCGGCATTGCCGATAAGCGCGTGGGGCTGCTGGCCGATATGAAGTCCCCATTACTACGCGCCGAACAGGAGCTGGCCTTTGCCGAAAAGAACGGTGTGGACATTATTTATTATCACGATGCCCGCTACCCCAAGCGCCTGAAAAGCTGCGACGATGCACCGTTATTATTGTACAGCAAAGGCATGGCCGACTTCAATGTACCCAAGGTGATCAGCATTGTGGGCACCCGAAACGCCACCGACTACGGCAAGCACCTTTGTAACCAGTTGATTGAAGAATTACAGCAATATCATGTACTGATAGCAAGCGGACTTGCCCTTGGTATTGATACCGCAGCACATCGCGCCAGCCTGAAGTATAATATCCCGACAGTAGGGGTGCTGGGCCATGGTTTTGATACGATGTATCCCGCAGGGAACCGTGCTTTAGCCGATAAAATGCAAAAGGAAGGCGCGGTGCTGACTGAATATCCATCGGGCACGATACCTAACCGCGAGAACTTCCCGCAACGCAACCGCATTGTTGCCGGCATGGCTGATGCTACGATAGTAGTGGAAGCCAGTATAAAGGGTGGCGCCCTCATTACTGCCGAAATTGCCAACTCGTACAACCGCGATGTATTCGCGTTCCCGGGACGGATAAATGATGAATTTTCGGAGGGCTGTAACTTCCTGATCCGTAATAATAAAGCCTCGCTGTTATCGTGTATGGCCGACCTGGCCTTTATGATGGGTTGGGAAAAGCGCGATGATGCGGGTTCGGTTCCCGAGCAACTGATGCTGCCGATAGATCTATCCACTCCCGAACAATTGATCTACGAAACCATCCGCAATAATAAAGCCCCGCTGGCTATCGATGACCTGGCCATCCGCATCAGCATGCCAACCAGCACCTTAGCCATGAACCTGCTGAATATGGAAATGCAGGGCTTTATCCGCTCGTTACCGGGGAAGACTTATGTGGTGAATTGA
- a CDS encoding helix-turn-helix domain-containing protein — protein MTTDLTAQTAFTLINPQTNALAFKIFGFEDDSYFNHTKNYNYYSIILVLNGAGKVKTDMSEYFFTANTLACFAVYQPFMFKADNGFKGILISFHPDFFCIHKHQAEVACNGVLFNNIYKSPLVNLGDQDVQAMLMLIDQLKIEMQNADLAQYELMVSYLKIFLINASRLKLSQNLEPVFKHEKEPFILQTLKDAIEEHYKTKHSPGEYADMLNITTKALNRVTKTHFNKTLTNLIAERIIIEAKRELYLTSKPVKTIAYELGFNDEFYFSRFFKTNASVPPQVYRETVGFARAEGQV, from the coding sequence ATGACTACCGACTTGACCGCGCAGACCGCTTTTACTTTAATTAACCCGCAAACAAACGCGCTGGCCTTTAAAATATTCGGTTTTGAAGACGACTCCTATTTTAACCACACAAAGAACTATAATTACTACTCCATTATCCTGGTTTTGAATGGTGCTGGAAAGGTTAAAACCGATATGTCGGAATATTTTTTTACAGCTAATACGCTGGCTTGCTTTGCGGTTTATCAGCCCTTTATGTTTAAGGCCGATAATGGGTTTAAAGGTATATTGATCAGCTTTCACCCTGATTTTTTCTGCATCCATAAACACCAGGCTGAAGTGGCTTGTAACGGCGTGCTGTTTAATAATATTTATAAATCGCCGCTGGTTAATTTAGGCGATCAGGATGTGCAGGCGATGTTAATGTTGATAGATCAATTAAAAATTGAGATGCAAAACGCAGACCTTGCTCAATATGAGTTGATGGTATCGTACCTGAAGATATTTTTGATCAACGCGTCGCGTCTTAAGCTAAGCCAAAACCTGGAGCCTGTTTTTAAACATGAAAAGGAGCCTTTTATATTACAAACACTTAAAGATGCAATTGAAGAGCATTATAAAACAAAGCACAGCCCCGGCGAATATGCCGATATGCTTAATATTACTACCAAGGCACTTAACCGGGTTACTAAAACACATTTTAATAAAACCCTCACAAACCTGATAGCCGAACGTATTATCATCGAGGCTAAACGAGAACTATACCTTACATCAAAACCCGTAAAAACCATAGCGTACGAACTGGGCTTTAACGATGAATTTTACTTCAGCCGGTTTTTTAAAACCAATGCAAGCGTACCTCCACAGGTTTATCGCGAAACGGTGGGCTTTGCCCGTGCCGAAGGTCAGGTATAA
- the tgt gene encoding tRNA guanosine(34) transglycosylase Tgt: MKFTLTAQDKLSKARAGEITTDHGVIQTPIFMPVGTAGTVKAVHQRELMQDIEAQIILGNTYHLYLRPGLDTLEKAGGLHQFNGWDKPILTDSGGYQVYSLTEVRKIKEEGVTFRSHIDGSKHLFTPENVMDTQRIIGADIIMAFDECTPYPCEYHYARRSLDMTHRWLKRCCDRFDNTEPKYGYSQTLFPIVQGSVYKDLRVKSAEVIASFEREGNAIGGLSVGEPAEEMYAMTEIVCDILPEQKPRYLMGVGTPVNILENIALGIDMFDCVMPTRNARNGMLFTKDGIINIRNEKWKNDFTPIEANSDLWVDTQHTKAYLRHLITSGEILGAQIASLHNLHFYLWLVKTAREKIISGEFYEWKKIMVNRLGQRL; this comes from the coding sequence ATGAAATTTACTTTAACAGCACAAGATAAGCTTAGCAAGGCCCGCGCCGGCGAGATCACTACCGACCACGGCGTGATACAAACCCCCATCTTTATGCCGGTTGGCACCGCGGGTACAGTAAAAGCCGTGCACCAGCGCGAACTGATGCAGGATATAGAAGCGCAGATCATCCTTGGTAATACTTATCATTTATACTTAAGGCCCGGTTTAGATACGCTTGAAAAAGCCGGTGGCCTGCACCAATTTAACGGCTGGGATAAACCCATCCTAACCGATAGCGGCGGCTACCAGGTGTATTCGCTAACAGAAGTACGCAAAATCAAAGAAGAAGGCGTAACGTTCCGTTCGCATATTGATGGCTCAAAACATTTATTTACGCCTGAAAACGTAATGGATACGCAACGCATTATCGGCGCCGATATTATCATGGCTTTTGACGAGTGCACGCCCTACCCTTGTGAATATCATTACGCCCGCCGCTCGCTGGATATGACTCATCGTTGGCTAAAACGCTGCTGCGATCGTTTCGACAACACCGAGCCTAAGTATGGATATAGCCAAACTTTGTTCCCCATTGTGCAGGGGTCAGTATATAAAGATCTGCGGGTAAAATCGGCCGAAGTGATCGCTTCGTTCGAGCGTGAGGGTAATGCCATCGGCGGTCTTTCCGTTGGCGAACCGGCCGAGGAAATGTACGCTATGACAGAAATTGTGTGCGACATATTACCGGAGCAAAAACCACGTTATCTAATGGGCGTTGGCACCCCGGTTAATATACTGGAGAACATTGCCCTGGGTATCGACATGTTTGACTGTGTTATGCCAACCCGTAATGCCCGCAACGGCATGTTGTTCACCAAAGATGGGATCATCAATATCCGCAATGAGAAGTGGAAGAATGATTTTACCCCTATTGAAGCAAACAGCGACCTGTGGGTAGATACGCAACATACCAAGGCTTATTTACGCCATCTGATCACATCGGGCGAGATCCTGGGGGCGCAGATAGCCAGCTTGCACAACCTGCATTTTTACCTGTGGCTGGTTAAAACCGCCCGCGAAAAGATCATCAGCGGCGAGTTTTACGAATGGAAAAAAATAATGGTCAACCGCTTAGGACAAAGATTATAA
- a CDS encoding carboxymuconolactone decarboxylase family protein, with protein MQRITALNPEATTGASKELFNAIQTKLGMIPNMMRTMGNSPAVLEGYLGLNNALGKSSIGGKLGQLLAITVANANSCTYCNSAHNFIGEKMMHIDAASLKAAHEGRSGDAKIQAALDFARILVEKKGLVNDADVNALKNAGYSEAAIAEIIAHVGLNIFTNYFNNAADVLNDFPVADLLESAAI; from the coding sequence ATGCAACGCATAACCGCACTAAACCCCGAAGCAACTACAGGCGCAAGTAAAGAGTTATTTAACGCCATCCAAACCAAATTAGGGATGATACCTAATATGATGCGTACTATGGGTAATTCGCCTGCTGTGCTGGAGGGATATCTTGGCTTGAACAACGCGTTGGGCAAAAGCTCGATAGGTGGCAAGCTTGGTCAACTGCTGGCCATTACAGTGGCTAACGCCAATAGCTGTACCTATTGTAATTCGGCCCATAATTTTATTGGTGAAAAAATGATGCACATCGATGCCGCGTCGTTAAAGGCGGCTCACGAAGGCCGATCGGGTGATGCCAAAATACAGGCCGCGCTTGATTTTGCCCGCATCCTGGTTGAAAAAAAGGGCCTGGTGAACGATGCCGATGTGAACGCGCTGAAGAATGCCGGTTACAGTGAAGCCGCGATTGCCGAGATCATCGCCCATGTTGGCCTGAATATCTTTACCAACTATTTTAATAATGCGGCAGATGTGCTGAATGATTTCCCTGTGGCCGATCTGTTGGAAAGCGCAGCCATATAA
- a CDS encoding BlaI/MecI/CopY family transcriptional regulator: MTLIKELTKAEEQVMQILWQLGEAIVKDILEKMPDPRPAYNTVSTVVRVLEGKGFIDHKAYGNSHVYFATISEAEYKKFTFDKMMSSYFSNSYKSLVSFLVQEKNLSAEELDEISKLAEKLKNKRS, from the coding sequence ATGACGTTGATAAAAGAACTTACCAAAGCCGAAGAACAAGTGATGCAGATATTATGGCAACTGGGCGAAGCCATTGTGAAAGACATCCTTGAAAAAATGCCCGACCCGCGACCGGCCTATAACACCGTATCAACAGTGGTGCGCGTGCTGGAGGGCAAGGGTTTTATAGATCATAAAGCCTATGGCAACTCGCACGTGTACTTTGCCACCATCAGCGAAGCCGAGTACAAAAAGTTCACGTTTGATAAAATGATGAGCAGCTATTTCAGCAACTCCTACAAAAGCCTGGTATCTTTTTTAGTGCAGGAAAAAAACCTGAGCGCCGAGGAACTGGACGAAATAAGCAAACTGGCCGAAAAACTTAAAAACAAAAGATCATGA
- a CDS encoding RNA polymerase sigma factor, with protein sequence MEVNNNFTENAKNDFQLVQKALNGDQRAYADLMQRYKDAIYFMALKMVNNKEDAMDLTVETFGKAFEKLDKYQPSHAFSTWLFRVATNNCIDFIRKKKLNTMSLNGMLDDDGDERALQIAADVLNPEETWIKNQQTQELKSLIESLPPRYYRLITLRYFDELSYEEIAQQLDLPIGTVKGQLFKARYLLGSIVSHLNKDEI encoded by the coding sequence ATGGAAGTAAATAACAATTTTACCGAAAATGCGAAGAACGATTTCCAGTTGGTGCAGAAGGCGCTTAACGGAGACCAGCGGGCGTATGCCGATTTGATGCAGCGGTATAAGGACGCGATTTACTTTATGGCCCTTAAAATGGTGAACAATAAAGAGGACGCTATGGACCTTACCGTTGAAACCTTTGGCAAGGCTTTTGAAAAACTGGACAAATACCAGCCCAGCCATGCCTTTAGTACCTGGCTGTTTAGGGTGGCGACTAATAACTGTATCGATTTTATCCGCAAGAAGAAGCTGAACACCATGTCGCTTAACGGCATGCTGGATGACGATGGCGATGAGCGCGCGCTGCAAATTGCTGCCGATGTGCTAAACCCCGAGGAAACCTGGATAAAAAATCAGCAAACGCAAGAGTTAAAATCGCTGATAGAGAGCCTGCCGCCGCGTTATTACCGCCTGATCACGCTGCGTTATTTTGATGAACTATCATACGAGGAGATTGCCCAACAACTGGACCTGCCCATTGGTACCGTAAAAGGCCAGTTGTTTAAAGCCCGCTACTTACTGGGCAGCATTGTAAGCCACCTGAATAAAGATGAGATCTGA